In Achromobacter xylosoxidans A8, a single window of DNA contains:
- a CDS encoding DUF748 domain-containing protein yields the protein MPLRMPKLRFTRRVGKILLGIAAFVLILFGVAAWQVPKVLHNVLVQDVSKMIGRDVSVGDISFNPFTLTVRARDLAVAQPDSQTPLLTLAELDVSAAWTSLFWFAPVVDRMTLREPNIAIVREDVTRFNFSDIQQRVAELTAAQPEEPAKPDEGLPRFSLNNMVIENGSITLDDKVTGRKQVVDEVGVGVPFISTFGYATDIDVQPRVHLRINGSPFDLNGVARPFDKVPSSTLRVAFNGLQLEKWADVWPMPLPFKVESALLDSNLQVVFEQPKDAPPKIRVVGDLGLRRLDLRDTTGANLAAWSALTVTRLELEPIARHAYVGEVGLWAPQIHVRRYANENLNWLDVVAGLKRLGGVEPTATPVADKLRKASGLDPAKAGDKAGPAAATTKATPATPATPAATATPGSAVKGAAPATAAAKGAPSAPASPAVPAASAGAPAAASAPAATPSDASVAANATAAASAPATPSATTPAAPATADAAAPQPAPAPAEWKVELDAFNLHEGEVYVTDAVSKLDYVMTGLAATVEGVALPQVPGQPINLWLTMDNSTDGGWLRAKGPLVLKPLSLELGVRLGNIALAPLAPAVRNAAPIALLDGRLAASAQVHVQEKNGAVDASASAVQADLTQFKARDESLKPAVDIALQSLRVTADRLAMGPGQSNFTLAAAGIQGNGKLDLKGAFTPQPLTVKTSVDLSELNVASFAPYAASSLNATVRAITLGAKGNAEFAAAAGSAPMKVNWKGGVEVTGVDLQDRVNKDDFLNWKRLGFTGMDISVAGDRIGAKLGDIALEDFYGRVLLNAQGRLNVMDLVAAPGQAGGSITQDTQTPGRSAAPPPATPAAKGGGGMPDISVNSVTLNRGRMTFTDRFVKPNYVAELSSIEGSITAVSSTNPQPAKVKVTGRVYTTAPLSISGVVQPFAKYLSLDLKASAKGVDLPRFNTYSAKYVGYPIKRGKLSVDLEYKIKDRALQATNHVVLNQLTFGDKTNSPDATKLPVLLAVALLKDSRGNIDINLPISGSLDDPEFSVGGIVVRVLLNLVVKAVTSPFSLLASAFGGGEELSYVEFAPGSAALTEDSQQRIDTLIKALTDRPALKMDISGRADPKTDMEGLRQAWVDAKIRAAKAADVTPRGKKPNPAGVEVSGAERAKYLEEVYDDTDIKDKPRNFIGMSKSVPAAQMEEMLRSVAPVGDEQLRQLADARAQAVYEKLQAQEGLADRVFIVAPQLDADGIKDEGQPSRVDFSLK from the coding sequence ATGCCCTTGCGGATGCCCAAGCTTCGGTTCACCCGCCGAGTCGGCAAGATTCTTCTGGGTATCGCGGCATTCGTACTTATCCTTTTCGGGGTTGCCGCCTGGCAGGTCCCCAAAGTGCTGCACAACGTCCTGGTGCAGGACGTCTCCAAGATGATCGGGCGGGACGTCTCCGTCGGCGACATCAGCTTCAATCCCTTCACGCTGACCGTCCGGGCGCGCGATCTGGCCGTGGCCCAGCCCGATTCGCAGACGCCGCTCTTGACGCTGGCCGAGCTGGACGTCAGCGCGGCCTGGACTTCCCTGTTCTGGTTTGCGCCGGTCGTCGATCGAATGACGCTGCGCGAGCCTAACATCGCCATCGTCCGCGAGGACGTCACGCGCTTCAATTTCTCTGATATTCAGCAACGAGTGGCCGAATTGACGGCCGCCCAGCCCGAGGAACCGGCCAAGCCGGACGAAGGGCTGCCGCGTTTTTCGCTGAACAACATGGTGATCGAGAACGGCTCGATCACGCTGGACGACAAGGTCACCGGTCGCAAGCAGGTGGTCGATGAAGTGGGTGTGGGCGTGCCGTTCATTTCCACTTTCGGCTACGCCACCGACATCGACGTGCAGCCGCGCGTGCACTTGCGCATCAACGGCAGCCCATTCGATTTGAACGGTGTGGCGCGCCCCTTCGACAAGGTGCCCTCGTCCACGCTGCGCGTGGCCTTCAATGGCCTGCAGTTGGAAAAGTGGGCGGACGTTTGGCCCATGCCGCTGCCGTTCAAGGTGGAGAGCGCGTTGCTGGATTCGAACCTGCAAGTGGTGTTCGAGCAGCCCAAGGACGCGCCGCCCAAGATCCGCGTGGTCGGCGACCTGGGCTTGCGCCGCCTGGACCTGCGCGACACCACGGGCGCGAACCTGGCCGCCTGGAGCGCGCTGACCGTCACCCGCCTGGAACTGGAGCCCATCGCGCGCCATGCCTATGTGGGCGAGGTGGGGCTGTGGGCGCCGCAGATCCATGTGCGCCGCTACGCCAATGAAAATCTGAACTGGCTGGACGTGGTTGCCGGGCTGAAGCGGCTGGGCGGTGTCGAGCCGACCGCCACGCCGGTGGCCGACAAGCTGCGTAAAGCCAGCGGATTGGATCCTGCCAAGGCGGGAGACAAGGCAGGTCCGGCCGCTGCCACGACCAAGGCCACGCCAGCCACGCCAGCCACGCCGGCCGCGACGGCAACGCCGGGATCCGCCGTCAAGGGCGCCGCTCCGGCAACTGCCGCGGCGAAGGGTGCGCCTTCCGCCCCGGCGTCCCCGGCCGTGCCCGCTGCATCCGCGGGCGCGCCCGCGGCAGCCTCCGCGCCTGCCGCGACGCCATCCGACGCGTCTGTCGCCGCAAACGCTACCGCAGCGGCCAGCGCTCCCGCCACTCCGTCCGCCACGACTCCCGCAGCGCCCGCCACCGCGGACGCCGCAGCCCCCCAGCCGGCGCCCGCGCCGGCGGAATGGAAGGTCGAACTGGACGCCTTCAACCTGCATGAAGGCGAGGTCTACGTCACCGACGCCGTCAGCAAGCTGGACTACGTGATGACCGGCTTGGCCGCGACGGTCGAGGGCGTGGCCCTGCCGCAGGTGCCGGGCCAGCCCATCAATCTGTGGCTGACCATGGACAACAGCACCGACGGCGGCTGGCTGCGCGCCAAAGGGCCGCTGGTCCTCAAGCCGCTGTCGCTGGAACTGGGCGTGCGCCTGGGCAATATCGCGTTGGCGCCCCTGGCGCCGGCCGTGCGCAACGCGGCGCCGATCGCATTGCTGGACGGCCGCCTGGCTGCCAGCGCGCAGGTCCATGTGCAGGAAAAGAACGGCGCGGTGGATGCGTCCGCCAGCGCCGTGCAGGCCGACCTGACGCAGTTCAAGGCCCGCGACGAATCCCTCAAGCCCGCCGTGGACATTGCGCTGCAAAGCTTGCGCGTGACCGCCGACCGCCTGGCCATGGGGCCGGGACAGAGCAACTTTACCCTGGCCGCCGCCGGCATCCAGGGCAACGGCAAGCTGGATCTCAAGGGCGCATTCACGCCGCAGCCGCTGACCGTGAAAACCTCGGTGGACCTGTCCGAACTGAACGTCGCGTCGTTCGCGCCGTACGCCGCCTCCAGCCTGAACGCCACGGTGCGCGCCATCACGCTGGGCGCCAAAGGCAACGCGGAGTTCGCCGCCGCGGCCGGTTCGGCGCCAATGAAGGTCAACTGGAAGGGCGGCGTCGAAGTCACCGGCGTGGACCTGCAGGACCGCGTTAACAAGGACGACTTCCTGAACTGGAAGCGCCTGGGCTTTACCGGCATGGACATCTCGGTGGCGGGCGACAGGATCGGCGCCAAGCTGGGCGATATCGCGCTGGAGGATTTCTACGGCCGCGTGCTGCTCAATGCGCAAGGCCGCCTGAACGTCATGGATCTGGTGGCGGCCCCAGGTCAGGCCGGCGGCTCCATCACCCAGGACACGCAGACGCCCGGCCGCAGCGCCGCGCCGCCGCCCGCGACGCCTGCCGCCAAGGGGGGCGGGGGCATGCCCGATATCTCGGTGAACAGCGTCACCCTGAACCGCGGCCGCATGACCTTCACGGACCGCTTCGTCAAACCCAACTACGTGGCCGAGCTGTCCAGCATCGAAGGCTCGATCACGGCGGTGTCGTCCACCAATCCCCAGCCTGCCAAGGTCAAGGTCACCGGCCGCGTCTACACCACCGCGCCGCTGTCGATCAGCGGCGTGGTACAGCCTTTCGCCAAGTACCTGTCGCTGGACCTGAAGGCCTCGGCCAAGGGCGTGGACCTGCCGCGCTTCAACACCTATTCCGCGAAGTACGTGGGCTACCCGATCAAGCGCGGCAAGCTGTCGGTGGACCTGGAATACAAGATCAAGGACCGCGCGCTGCAAGCCACCAACCATGTGGTGCTCAACCAGCTGACCTTCGGCGACAAGACCAACAGCCCCGACGCGACCAAGCTGCCGGTGCTGCTGGCCGTGGCGCTGCTGAAGGATTCGCGCGGCAACATCGACATCAACCTGCCGATCTCCGGTTCGTTGGACGATCCGGAGTTCTCGGTGGGCGGCATCGTGGTGCGCGTGCTGCTGAACCTGGTGGTCAAGGCCGTCACCTCGCCCTTCAGTCTGCTGGCCTCGGCCTTTGGCGGCGGCGAGGAGCTGTCCTACGTCGAGTTCGCGCCCGGCAGCGCGGCGCTGACCGAGGACAGCCAGCAGCGCATCGACACGCTGATCAAGGCGCTGACCGACCGTCCGGCCCTGAAGATGGACATCAGCGGCCGCGCCGATCCCAAGACCGACATGGAAGGCCTGCGCCAGGCCTGGGTCGACGCCAAGATCCGCGCCGCCAAGGCCGCCGACGTCACGCCGCGCGGCAAGAAGCCGAACCCGGCGGGCGTCGAGGTATCGGGCGCGGAGCGCGCCAAGTACCTGGAAGAGGTCTACGACGACACGGACATCAAGGACAAGCCGCGCAACTTCATCGGCATGTCCAAGTCCGTGCCGGCGGCGCAGATGGAGGAGATGCTGCGCAGCGTGGCGCCCGTGGGCGACGAGCAGTTGCGCCAACTGGCCGATGCGCGCGCGCAGGCGGTTTATGAGAAGCTGCAAGCCCAGGAAGGACTCGCGGATCGCGTGTTCATCGTTGCGCCGCAACTGGACGCGGATGGCATCAAGGACGAGGGGCAACCCTCGCGCGTGGACTTCTCCCTGAAGTGA
- the moaC gene encoding cyclic pyranopterin monophosphate synthase MoaC produces the protein MSTPTPTLSHLDEAGQVRMVDVIAKTDTERVAIATASVRMNAIAYGLLTQPGQGKGEVLNTARVAAILAAKRCADTIPLCHSLPLAFVGVEFSLDDAEHRIDVLATCRTSYKTGVEMEAMMACSVAALTIYDMCKAADKGIVIEQVRLKYKAGGKSGEWRND, from the coding sequence ATGTCCACGCCCACCCCAACTTTGAGCCACCTGGATGAAGCCGGACAGGTCCGCATGGTCGACGTGATCGCCAAGACGGACACCGAGCGCGTGGCGATCGCCACCGCCAGCGTGCGCATGAACGCCATCGCCTACGGCCTCCTGACCCAGCCGGGCCAGGGCAAGGGCGAGGTCCTCAACACCGCCCGCGTCGCCGCCATCCTGGCCGCCAAGCGCTGCGCCGACACCATCCCGCTGTGCCACAGCCTGCCGCTGGCCTTCGTCGGCGTCGAGTTTTCGCTGGACGACGCGGAGCATCGCATCGACGTGCTGGCCACCTGCCGCACCAGCTACAAGACCGGCGTGGAAATGGAAGCCATGATGGCCTGCAGCGTTGCCGCGCTGACCATCTACGACATGTGCAAGGCTGCCGACAAAGGCATCGTCATCGAGCAAGTTCGCCTTAAGTACAAGGCAGGAGGAAAAAGCGGTGAATGGCGCAACGATTAA
- a CDS encoding MoaD/ThiS family protein — protein sequence MNGATINLLYFARVAELVGKRSEAWPLEAESTGAQLLAALGERYPQLAPSARLKLAINQTHAKPSAPIRAGDEVAVFEPVTGG from the coding sequence GTGAATGGCGCAACGATTAATCTTCTTTACTTCGCGCGCGTCGCCGAACTGGTCGGCAAGCGCTCCGAAGCCTGGCCCCTGGAGGCCGAGTCCACCGGCGCGCAGCTGCTTGCCGCGCTGGGCGAACGCTACCCCCAGCTGGCGCCCTCCGCGCGCCTGAAGCTGGCCATCAACCAGACCCACGCCAAGCCGTCCGCGCCCATCCGGGCGGGCGACGAGGTCGCGGTATTCGAACCCGTCACCGGAGGTTGA
- a CDS encoding molybdenum cofactor biosynthesis protein MoaE, which yields MISVQEADFDGAALTAALRESAGPGVGGIVTFVGYVRDYAPDTPTDTLFLEHYPGMCERELEEIAATARARWHLDGTVIVHRVGALHRNAQIVFVAAASAHRGDAFRGCEYIIDALKTRAPFWKRETLAGGNSFWVEQRQSDQDRTQSWDEDTTV from the coding sequence ATGATCAGCGTCCAGGAAGCCGATTTCGACGGCGCCGCGCTCACGGCCGCGCTGCGGGAGAGCGCCGGCCCGGGCGTGGGCGGCATCGTCACCTTCGTGGGCTATGTGCGCGACTACGCGCCCGACACGCCCACCGACACGCTCTTTCTCGAACACTACCCGGGCATGTGCGAACGCGAACTCGAAGAGATCGCCGCGACCGCCCGCGCCCGCTGGCACCTGGACGGCACGGTCATCGTGCACCGGGTCGGCGCGCTGCACCGCAACGCCCAGATCGTCTTCGTGGCGGCCGCCAGCGCCCACCGCGGCGATGCCTTCCGCGGCTGCGAGTACATCATCGACGCGCTCAAGACCCGCGCGCCCTTCTGGAAGCGCGAAACCCTCGCGGGCGGCAACAGCTTCTGGGTGGAGCAACGCCAATCCGACCAGGACCGCACGCAGTCCTGGGATGAAGACACCACCGTCTAG
- the moaB gene encoding molybdenum cofactor biosynthesis protein B — MSDESLVSLACAVLTVSDTRSAGDDTSGNLLAHSLAHAGHQCVRRDLVKDDIYQIRRVISDWIADPEVQVILTTGGTGFSHRDHTPEAIMPLLDREIPGFGELFRQISYTEIGSSTIQSRALAGSANQTLIFCLPGSNNACETAWSQIIREQLDSSHRPCNFATQFKQREEDN; from the coding sequence ATGAGCGACGAAAGCCTTGTTTCGCTGGCCTGCGCCGTGCTGACGGTCAGCGACACCCGCAGCGCGGGCGACGACACCTCCGGCAACCTGCTGGCCCATAGCCTGGCTCATGCTGGCCATCAGTGCGTGCGCCGCGACCTGGTCAAGGACGACATCTATCAGATCCGCCGCGTCATCAGCGACTGGATCGCCGATCCCGAGGTGCAGGTGATCCTGACCACGGGCGGCACGGGCTTCTCGCATCGCGACCATACGCCCGAGGCCATCATGCCCCTGCTGGACCGCGAGATCCCCGGCTTCGGCGAACTGTTCCGCCAGATCTCCTACACCGAGATCGGCAGTTCCACCATCCAGTCGCGCGCCCTTGCAGGTTCGGCCAACCAGACGCTGATCTTCTGCCTGCCCGGGTCCAACAATGCCTGCGAAACCGCCTGGTCGCAGATCATCCGCGAACAGCTGGACAGCAGCCACCGCCCCTGCAATTTCGCCACCCAATTCAAGCAACGCGAAGAAGACAACTGA
- the glp gene encoding gephyrin-like molybdotransferase Glp → MLDFDQAQTLLANAAGPLQRSEEVSLADTASRVLAADLNATVDIPPADNSAMDGYALRVADWGAGVRLPIQQRCYAGEMPEPLKPGHAIRLFTGSLIPEGADTVVMQEDTTEADGQVEISRAPKPGQHIRRRGEDTMAGAPLLAAGTVLEAAHVALLASQGLARVRVVGQLRVGILTTGDELVLPGQPRAAEQIYNSNGPMLAALARGMGALPVHVLHARDTEADLQAAFKTLLADCDLVVSVGGVSVGERDLVKPALASLGGELALWKVRMKPGKPVALAQIDGKPVVGLPGNPVSAYAVFTLLVTPLMRRMQGRDTLFPPTSQLPLRTEHPRQDSREEFLRVQRRLADDGSAELVPYGHQGSGVISSLPWATGLARLPADVPVQDQDRVAYYDLRHWLA, encoded by the coding sequence ATGCTGGATTTTGATCAAGCCCAGACCCTGCTGGCCAATGCCGCGGGTCCGCTGCAACGCAGCGAAGAGGTGAGCCTGGCCGATACCGCCAGCCGCGTGCTGGCCGCCGACCTCAACGCCACCGTGGACATCCCGCCCGCCGACAACAGCGCCATGGACGGCTATGCCCTGCGCGTGGCGGATTGGGGCGCCGGCGTGCGCCTGCCCATCCAGCAGCGCTGTTATGCCGGCGAAATGCCCGAGCCGCTCAAACCCGGCCACGCCATCCGCCTGTTCACTGGCAGCCTGATCCCGGAAGGCGCGGATACGGTCGTCATGCAGGAAGACACTACCGAAGCCGACGGCCAGGTGGAAATCTCGCGCGCGCCCAAGCCCGGCCAGCACATCCGCCGCCGCGGCGAAGACACCATGGCCGGCGCGCCGTTGCTGGCCGCGGGCACCGTGCTGGAAGCGGCTCACGTGGCGTTGCTGGCCTCGCAAGGCCTGGCCCGCGTGCGGGTCGTCGGCCAGTTGCGCGTGGGCATCCTGACCACCGGCGACGAGCTGGTGCTGCCCGGCCAGCCACGCGCGGCCGAACAGATCTACAACTCCAACGGCCCCATGCTGGCCGCGCTGGCGCGCGGCATGGGCGCCCTGCCGGTGCACGTGCTGCACGCCCGCGACACCGAGGCCGACCTGCAGGCCGCCTTCAAGACGCTGCTGGCCGATTGCGACCTGGTGGTTAGCGTGGGCGGCGTGTCGGTGGGCGAACGCGATCTGGTCAAGCCCGCGTTGGCCTCGCTGGGCGGCGAACTCGCGCTCTGGAAGGTGCGCATGAAGCCGGGCAAGCCGGTGGCCCTGGCGCAGATCGACGGCAAGCCCGTGGTCGGACTGCCCGGCAATCCCGTGTCGGCCTACGCCGTGTTCACCCTGCTGGTGACGCCGCTGATGCGCCGCATGCAGGGCCGCGACACGCTGTTCCCGCCGACCAGCCAGCTGCCGCTGCGCACCGAGCATCCGCGCCAGGACAGCCGCGAGGAATTCCTGCGCGTGCAGCGCCGCCTGGCCGACGACGGCAGCGCCGAACTGGTGCCGTACGGCCACCAGGGTTCGGGCGTGATCAGTTCGCTGCCCTGGGCCACGGGCCTGGCCCGCCTACCGGCCGACGTGCCAGTACAGGACCAGGACAGGGTCGCCTACTACGACCTGCGTCACTGGCTGGCGTAG
- the mobA gene encoding molybdenum cofactor guanylyltransferase MobA encodes MNGQDKGLVALRGEPMVAHVARRLAPQVSRLIISANRHEDLYARYGEVLRDGEAELGAWQGPLLGIAAGLAAAREDAWLVVVPCDTPFLPQDLAVRLVGAAESAKAPMAYAMAGGQRHSACMALRTSLLPNLLAYLRAGDRKVGLWQARAGAVEACFDDAPEAFMNVNTPEELARAERYASQ; translated from the coding sequence ATGAACGGACAGGACAAGGGCCTGGTGGCCCTGCGCGGCGAGCCCATGGTGGCGCACGTCGCGCGCCGCCTGGCGCCGCAAGTGTCGCGCCTGATCATCAGTGCCAACCGCCACGAGGACCTTTATGCCCGGTACGGCGAGGTGCTGCGGGACGGTGAAGCCGAACTCGGCGCCTGGCAAGGACCATTGCTGGGTATCGCCGCGGGCCTGGCCGCGGCGCGGGAAGACGCATGGCTGGTGGTGGTGCCTTGCGACACGCCGTTCCTGCCCCAAGACCTGGCCGTGCGCCTGGTCGGCGCGGCCGAGTCCGCCAAGGCGCCGATGGCATATGCGATGGCCGGCGGGCAGCGGCATTCGGCCTGCATGGCCCTGCGCACCTCGCTATTGCCCAATCTGCTGGCGTACCTGCGAGCCGGCGACCGCAAGGTGGGGCTGTGGCAGGCGAGGGCGGGCGCGGTCGAAGCCTGCTTCGACGACGCGCCCGAGGCCTTCATGAACGTCAACACGCCAGAGGAACTGGCGCGGGCCGAGCGCTACGCCAGCCAGTGA
- the moaA gene encoding GTP 3',8-cyclase MoaA produces MSKVIFLADHRTGPLAPAVPGELPPHGQPALDARTRPLRDLRISVTDRCNFRCTYCMPREVFDSSYTFMPHAALLSFEEISRLAGIFTQLGVEKIRLTGGEPLLRKHIENLVGQLAELRTPAGRPLDLTLTTNGSMLARKAAALKSAGLTRVTVSLDALDPAMFQGMSDSGFTPDDVLRGVDAAAEAGLAPVKVNMVVRRGLNDGQILPMAERFRHSGHILRFIEYMDVGNTNGWNLAEVVPSQEVLDRIGAAYPLEPVASGEMGRVAERWRYLDGGGEIGVISSVTHAFCGGCTRARLSPEGKLFLCLFAHDGYDLRAPLRDGASDAELAGIIAGIWAGRNDHYSELRGRNMADPARKIEMSYIGG; encoded by the coding sequence ATGAGCAAAGTGATTTTCCTCGCCGATCACCGGACCGGTCCGCTGGCCCCTGCCGTGCCCGGCGAACTGCCGCCGCACGGACAGCCGGCGCTGGACGCGCGCACGCGTCCCCTGCGCGATCTGCGGATCTCGGTCACGGACCGCTGCAACTTCCGTTGCACCTACTGCATGCCGCGCGAAGTCTTCGACAGCAGCTACACCTTCATGCCGCATGCGGCGTTGTTGTCGTTCGAGGAAATCAGCCGCCTGGCCGGCATCTTCACGCAGCTGGGTGTGGAAAAGATCCGCCTGACCGGCGGCGAGCCGCTGCTGCGCAAGCACATCGAGAACCTGGTGGGCCAACTGGCGGAACTGCGCACGCCTGCGGGCCGTCCGCTGGACCTGACCCTGACCACCAACGGCAGCATGCTGGCGCGCAAGGCCGCCGCGCTCAAGAGCGCCGGACTCACGCGCGTGACCGTCAGCCTGGACGCGCTGGATCCGGCCATGTTCCAGGGCATGAGCGACAGCGGCTTCACGCCCGACGACGTGCTGCGCGGCGTCGACGCCGCGGCCGAGGCCGGGCTGGCGCCGGTCAAGGTCAACATGGTGGTGCGGCGCGGCTTGAACGACGGCCAGATCCTGCCCATGGCCGAACGCTTCCGCCATTCCGGCCACATCTTGCGTTTCATCGAATACATGGACGTGGGCAACACCAACGGCTGGAATCTGGCCGAGGTGGTGCCCAGCCAGGAAGTGCTGGACCGCATCGGCGCGGCCTACCCGCTGGAGCCGGTGGCCAGTGGCGAAATGGGCCGCGTAGCCGAACGTTGGCGGTACCTGGACGGCGGCGGCGAGATCGGCGTCATCTCCAGCGTCACCCACGCCTTCTGCGGCGGCTGTACGCGCGCGCGCCTGTCGCCGGAAGGCAAGCTCTTCCTGTGCCTGTTCGCGCACGACGGCTACGACCTGCGCGCCCCGCTGCGCGACGGCGCCAGCGATGCCGAACTTGCCGGCATCATCGCGGGCATCTGGGCGGGCCGCAACGACCATTACTCCGAGCTGCGCGGCCGCAATATGGCCGATCCGGCGCGCAAGATCGAGATGAGCTACATCGGTGGCTGA
- a CDS encoding substrate-binding domain-containing protein, giving the protein MTYKFRIGLRPQWSLGGDDDPAPVPLQDMLALLSAIDATGNIAGACRACGLSYRHAWGVLRRFEAIFGTQLLITNRRQGTQLAPFAQRLLWANRRIEARLMPTLDSMASELQEELERLLPESGPHLRLHASHGFAVESLMQHMGNRKPGLELRYRTAIEALASLERHECDLAGFQVPLGDFEAPIMERYAQWLHADEYMLIHLAVRNAGLFVTAGNPKQIRGMADLARPDVRFVNRQIGSSTRYLVGLMLQRAGVSISEVQGYETNEFTHMAIAAHIASGMADTGVGVETAACRFGLDFIPLVRERYFFAIRKSSLETPAMRDLLSIMRSPDYVGYVSQLAGYDAQDTGRLQSLQEAFP; this is encoded by the coding sequence ATGACATATAAGTTCCGTATCGGCTTGCGGCCGCAGTGGAGCCTGGGCGGAGACGACGACCCGGCGCCCGTACCGCTGCAGGACATGCTGGCGCTGCTGTCGGCGATCGACGCCACCGGCAACATCGCCGGCGCCTGTCGCGCCTGTGGCCTGTCGTACCGGCACGCCTGGGGCGTGCTGCGTCGTTTCGAGGCCATTTTCGGCACGCAATTGCTCATCACCAACCGCCGCCAGGGCACGCAGCTGGCGCCTTTCGCGCAGCGCCTGCTGTGGGCCAACCGCCGCATCGAGGCGCGCCTGATGCCAACGCTGGACAGCATGGCGTCGGAGCTGCAGGAAGAGCTGGAGCGCCTGCTGCCCGAAAGCGGCCCGCACCTGCGGCTGCACGCCAGCCACGGTTTCGCGGTGGAATCGCTGATGCAGCACATGGGCAACCGCAAGCCGGGCCTGGAACTGCGCTACCGCACCGCCATCGAGGCGCTGGCCTCGCTGGAGCGGCACGAGTGCGACCTGGCGGGCTTCCAGGTGCCGCTGGGCGATTTCGAAGCGCCCATCATGGAACGCTACGCGCAATGGCTGCACGCGGACGAATACATGCTGATCCATCTGGCGGTGCGCAATGCCGGCCTGTTCGTCACCGCCGGCAATCCCAAGCAGATACGCGGCATGGCGGACCTGGCGCGGCCCGACGTGCGCTTCGTCAACCGCCAGATCGGTTCCAGCACCCGCTATCTGGTGGGCCTGATGCTGCAGCGGGCGGGGGTCTCGATCAGCGAGGTCCAGGGCTACGAAACCAATGAATTCACCCACATGGCCATCGCCGCGCATATCGCCAGCGGCATGGCCGACACGGGCGTGGGGGTGGAGACGGCGGCCTGCCGCTTCGGCCTGGACTTCATCCCGCTGGTGCGTGAGCGCTACTTCTTCGCCATCCGCAAGTCCTCGCTGGAAACGCCGGCCATGCGCGACCTGCTGTCCATCATGCGCAGTCCCGACTACGTCGGCTACGTCAGCCAGCTGGCGGGATATGACGCCCAGGATACGGGCCGGCTGCAGTCCCTGCAGGAGGCTTTTCCATGA
- a CDS encoding formate dehydrogenase subunit gamma, which yields MHQREATSDLASSGGARGGQMALDAAQASPTPAIAATARILARLKDQPGPLLPVLHAVQHELGCIPAPAVQTIAEALNLSRAEVHGVITFYPHFRSEPAARHTLEVCRAEACQAMGGEHLAAHARTALGCDFHANSRNGDFTLEPVYCLGLCAQSPAVMIDGRPYARVTPEKLDRLLARTLEDRS from the coding sequence GTGCATCAGCGCGAGGCAACATCCGATCTGGCGTCCAGCGGCGGCGCCCGCGGCGGCCAGATGGCCCTGGACGCGGCCCAAGCGTCCCCCACCCCGGCCATCGCGGCCACCGCCCGCATACTCGCCCGGTTGAAGGACCAGCCCGGCCCGCTGCTCCCTGTGCTCCATGCGGTCCAGCATGAATTGGGCTGTATTCCGGCCCCGGCGGTGCAGACCATCGCCGAGGCCCTGAACCTGTCCCGCGCCGAGGTCCACGGCGTCATCACCTTCTATCCCCATTTCCGCAGCGAACCCGCGGCGCGCCATACCCTGGAGGTCTGCCGCGCCGAAGCCTGTCAGGCCATGGGCGGCGAACATCTTGCCGCCCATGCGCGCACGGCCTTGGGCTGTGATTTCCACGCCAACAGCAGGAACGGCGATTTCACCCTGGAGCCGGTGTACTGCCTGGGCCTGTGCGCCCAGTCGCCGGCGGTGATGATCGACGGCCGGCCTTATGCCCGCGTCACGCCGGAAAAGCTGGACCGTCTGCTGGCCCGCACGCTGGAGGACCGGTCATGA